In a genomic window of Passer domesticus isolate bPasDom1 chromosome 3, bPasDom1.hap1, whole genome shotgun sequence:
- the LOC135295844 gene encoding gallinacin-3-like, producing MRILYLLFPLLLLLVHSAAAGKHDKCIRRGGFCALGGCRFPYKYVGVCSVLSHCCKP from the exons ATGCGCATCCTCTACCTGCTCTTCCCCTTGCTCCTCCTGCTGGTGCACAGTGCTGcag caggaaaacatGACAAGTGCATCCGACGAGGAGGGTTCTGTGCTCTGGGGGGCTGTCGTTTCCCCTATAAATACGTGGGAGTTTGCTCAGTACTGAGTCACTGCTGCAAACCGTAA